AATCGGCGCACTGTTATTTCTATATAAACGTTTTCATAATAGCTTCTGAACTTCAAATCTCTATTCTTGTCTCCAGAAACTCAAGGTACTTTGGGTCATCTTCCATAAAGATCGCAATCCCGGCACCCATGTAAGCCCGGGTTAGCTCGTCTACCGCTTTTTCAAGATTTTCCTGTTCGTAATACAATTGCCCTAACCGAAGATGAATGTAGGGATTCCCCAACCCCTCCGGACACTGTACAGCATTAAAGAAACACTTGAATGCCTTATCATAATTCTTCATTTGAAAATGGACATCCCCAATAGCCGCATATATCCACGTTGCGGCCTCCCATTCTCGATGATTT
The window above is part of the Paenibacillus hamazuiensis genome. Proteins encoded here:
- a CDS encoding tetratricopeptide repeat protein; translated protein: MQLSDSTHAEITALCKQGDDLVRAGNLEEGKSKYVSALRLLPENHREWEAATWIYAAIGDVHFQMKNYDKAFKCFFNAVQCPEGLGNPYIHLRLGQLYYEQENLEKAVDELTRAYMGAGIAIFMEDDPKYLEFLETRIEI